From Primulina tabacum isolate GXHZ01 chromosome 2, ASM2559414v2, whole genome shotgun sequence, one genomic window encodes:
- the LOC142527330 gene encoding short chain aldehyde dehydrogenase 1-like, whose product MNGFTKAEALMPRSRLEGKVAIITGGASGFGESTARIFTLHGAKVIIADVQDDKGHSICEELNLPDQISYVHCDITSDDDVRNAVDLAVSKYGKLDIMFNNAGITGNLDFTIADADNDNFKRVFEVNVYGAFLGSKHAARVMIPARKGVILFTSSIASVVSGESPHSYTMSKHAVVGMMKNLCVELGQYGIRVNSISPCAVATPLLTQIMGVDRAVVEGIICASANLKGVVPTEHDVAEAALYLSSDESKFVSGVNLLVDGGYSTTNQSYSREIKNVFFPNS is encoded by the exons atgaacggTTTCACCAAAGCTGAAGCTCTCATGCCAAGATCAAG ATTAGAAGGCAAAGTAGCCATTATTACCGGCGGCGCAAGCGGCTTCGGCGAGAGCACGGCCAGGATTTTCACCCTCCACGGTGCCAAAGTTATCATCGCCGACGTGCAAGACGACAAGGGCCATTCCATTTGCGAAGAACTCAATCTCCCCGATCAAATCTCGTACGTCCATTGCGACATAACCAGCGACGATGACGTCAGGAACGCCGTGGATCTCGCGGTCTCCAAGTACGGCAAGCTCGACATCATGTTCAACAACGCAGGCATCACGGGGAACCTGGATTTCACCATCGCCGATGCGGATAACGATAACTTCAAGAGGGTTTTCGAAGTGAACGTGTACGGCGCGTTCCTGGGATCCAAGCACGCCGCTAGGGTGATGATCCCGGCGAGAAAGGGGGTGATCCTGTTCACTTCGAGCATTGCTTCGGTTGTCAGCGGCGAGTCCCCGCACTCTTACACCATGTCGAAGCATGCAGTGGTGGGGATGATGAAGAACCTTTGCGTTGAGCTGGGGCAGTACGGGATCAGAGTGAACAGCATTTCTCCTTGCGCGGTGGCGACGCCGCTGCTCACGCAGATAATGGGGGTGGACAGAGCGGTGGTGGAGGGTATTATATGCGCCTCCGCCAACTTGAAAGGGGTGGTGCCGACGGAGCATGACGTGGCGGAGGCGGCGCTGTACCTGAGCAGCGATGAGTCAAAGTTTGTAAGCGGGGTGAATCTTTTGGTGGACGGAGGTTACAGCACCACTAACCAGAGTTACAGCAGGGAGATTAAAAACGTGTTTTTTCCAAACTCGTGA
- the LOC142537325 gene encoding transcription repressor OFP15-like — translation MGKKMKFPFLFKTADTAASASDTSWQWPACVSNPKTLSFRADPNEDLYKPMNSAYLEFTEIIPDYSEGSFFYEEANIDPSAVVRGLRSSDRLFFEPGETNSILEESRTGHDFPYKETASILAMDSRDPFSDFRASMEEMVEAHGLKDRKCLEELLTWYLRVNGRTNHGYVIGAFVDLLLHLSLVAPDSIKSAIDEPACSSSSNTTLNSLTSPLSFSSSTYSSICSPCLSSLENEVEIVVEKVVGCSSSSSSSSHINASSSGV, via the coding sequence ATGGGTAAGAAAATGAAGTTCCCATTTCTTTTCAAGACCGCCGACACCGCCGCCTCGGCCTCCGACACTTCTTGGCAGTGGCCAGCCTGCGTCAGCAACCCCAAAACCCTCTCTTTCAGAGCGGACCCAAACGAAGACTTATACAAACCCATGAACTCCGCATATCTTGAATTCACAGAAATTATTCCAGATTATTCTGAAGGAAGTTTCTTCTACGAGGAGGCTAACATTGATCCATCTGCGGTGGTTCGAGGGCTGAGATCATCCGACAGGCTGTTCTTCGAGCCTGGAGAGACGAACTCCATCCTGGAAGAATCAAGAACTGGCCATGATTTTCCGTACAAAGAAACTGCCTCCATCTTGGCTATGGATTCAAGGGATCCGTTCTCGGATTTCAGGGCTTCTATGGAGGAAATGGTGGAGGCTCACGGTTTAAAGGATCGGAAATGCTTGGAGGAGCTTCTGACTTGGTACCTTCGAGTTAATGGCCGAACTAACCATGGATATGTTATCGGAGCTTTTGTAGATTTGTTGTTGCACCTCTCTTTAGTTGCTCCCGATTCTATAAAATCCGCCATTGATGAGCCAGCTTGCTCATCTTCTTCAAATACCACGCTGAACTCTTTGACTTCTCCTCTATCTTTCTCTTCTTCCACTTATTCCTCAATCTGCAGCCCTTGTTTATCTTCACTAGAAAATGAAGTTGAAATAGTTGTGGAGAAAGTTGTTGGCTGTTCTTCTTCATCGTCATCATCTTCACATATTAATGCTTCTTCTTCAGGTGTTTAA